One part of the Micrococcus sp. 2A genome encodes these proteins:
- a CDS encoding NAD-dependent epimerase/dehydratase family protein: MQILLLGGTGFLGRELARAALDGGHAVTCLACGSAPAASGANFVRADRDDPDALAPVVTQAWDAVVDLASHPAHAHDAVHQLTARHRLLVSTTSVYAAFDTPNQSENAPLAPPAGIDRMTEMNQYPGAKRRCEDIYRGADGQVTVIRPGLIGGAGDDTGRSGYYPWRFAHPTGTDVLVPDATFPVSVIDVADLAAWILHCMEHTVTGTFNAAGQTHTLADLYRASIEVTGSTAQPHVIPDDVLLSQGIAPWAGPNSLPLWIPLPGFRHVGSVDSSAALAHGLVRRPLRETLAAALATEEARTTERPVGLTDQEETALRAALSPTSG; the protein is encoded by the coding sequence ATGCAGATCCTCCTTCTCGGCGGTACCGGCTTCCTCGGCCGTGAGCTCGCCCGCGCCGCACTCGACGGCGGCCACGCCGTGACCTGTCTCGCCTGCGGGTCGGCTCCCGCCGCATCCGGTGCCAACTTCGTCCGCGCCGATCGGGACGACCCCGATGCCCTCGCTCCCGTCGTCACCCAGGCGTGGGACGCCGTCGTCGATCTGGCTTCCCACCCGGCCCACGCCCACGACGCCGTGCACCAGCTCACCGCCCGCCATCGCCTTCTCGTGTCCACCACCAGCGTGTACGCCGCGTTCGACACCCCCAACCAGTCGGAGAACGCCCCCCTGGCACCGCCCGCAGGCATCGACCGGATGACCGAGATGAACCAGTACCCCGGAGCCAAGCGCCGCTGCGAAGACATCTACCGAGGCGCGGATGGGCAGGTCACCGTGATCCGCCCCGGGCTGATCGGCGGAGCCGGCGACGACACCGGACGCTCCGGCTACTACCCCTGGCGATTCGCACACCCGACGGGGACCGACGTGCTGGTGCCCGATGCGACGTTCCCCGTCTCCGTCATCGACGTGGCAGACCTGGCCGCGTGGATTCTGCATTGCATGGAACACACGGTCACCGGCACGTTCAACGCCGCCGGTCAGACCCACACCTTGGCAGACCTCTACCGGGCGAGCATCGAGGTCACCGGGTCGACTGCTCAGCCACACGTGATCCCCGACGACGTCCTACTGTCCCAGGGCATCGCCCCGTGGGCGGGGCCGAACTCGCTGCCCCTCTGGATTCCGCTGCCGGGGTTCCGTCACGTCGGCAGCGTCGACTCCTCGGCGGCCCTGGCCCACGGGCTGGTCCGCCGCCCGCTGCGCGAAACCCTCGCGGCCGCCCTGGCCACCGAGGAGGCGCGCACGACGGAGCGCCCCGTGGGGCTGACCGACCAGGAGGAAACCGCCCTGCGCGCCGCCCTCAGCCCCACCAGCGGCTAA
- a CDS encoding DEAD/DEAH box helicase family protein — protein sequence MRYTLKDYQAQAVEQVLNRLHRARKNYQDDGVLSQFSLAAATGAGKTVMAAAIIEALFFGSDQYTEDIAPDPGATVLWFSDDPDLNDQSRARIHAASSELDGRLRTVENSFAETTFAPGQVYFLNAQKLREGARLVRGAQDPANAATPVMAAPDMAQRTIYDVIANTVATPGRTLYFILDEAHRGMKTTKKNDQERATIVQRLINGTALAPAMPIVLGISATVERFTQAMAHATDRDALSPVQVDPALVQASGLLKDDVVLTIPEEAGAFDTTLLREAVARTKASTRAWAAYAAEQGEADPVVPLLVVQVADKPSDEHLSRILDVIHQEWPQLRPQDINHVFGTHTDRHLPGQIVNYIAPQRVQEATHIRVLLAMEAISTGWDCPRAEVLMSFRTYKDATYVHQLLGRMVRTPLARRIPGNEVLNSIDCFLPHFDKTTSTAIAQTLMRGQSDMDDTTSDPGKQAARRVLFDPVTLTPNPAVAEEVWAVFDALPSMNIPQGATKPLKRLDILANALSHDGLLPGAVKTAKQSMCKLLDGCRVQYSEQIAAARQDVLTLTAQRLTGRLGTAKLSTTSLELLADDRAIEEAAAAAARTLTGWIAGAYIDHIVPEDEEELDLREGDIIIASLARTPEVLADLEAKADKLVQDWLSQYRVQINGLSDERQAVYDRVREMARQPERVDLARPKLTQTDQQERLPDGSERPLPRRTLHLMVAEDGTMPVDLNTWERQVLDSEAAQPSFRGWYRNPSRASKQSLAIPFQDGTGQWQALRPDFLFFHTNQDGTIRADIVDPHGTHLADALPKLRGLADYAQAHGDAFGRIEAVAQIEGQLRVLDLKNDVVRAGVHAAQDAQSLYKAAPAY from the coding sequence ATGCGTTACACCCTCAAGGACTACCAGGCCCAGGCTGTCGAGCAGGTCCTGAACCGGCTGCATCGGGCCAGGAAGAACTACCAGGACGACGGCGTCCTGTCCCAGTTCTCCCTGGCCGCGGCCACCGGAGCCGGCAAGACGGTGATGGCCGCGGCCATCATCGAGGCCCTGTTCTTCGGTTCCGACCAGTACACCGAGGACATCGCCCCCGATCCTGGGGCCACCGTGCTCTGGTTCTCCGACGACCCGGACCTGAACGATCAGTCCCGCGCCCGGATCCATGCCGCCTCCTCCGAGCTCGACGGTCGGCTGCGCACCGTGGAGAACTCCTTCGCCGAGACCACCTTCGCTCCCGGCCAGGTGTACTTCCTCAACGCCCAGAAGCTGCGCGAAGGAGCCCGCCTGGTGCGCGGGGCCCAGGACCCCGCCAACGCTGCCACCCCGGTGATGGCCGCCCCCGACATGGCCCAGCGGACCATCTACGACGTCATCGCCAACACCGTGGCCACCCCCGGACGAACCCTGTACTTCATCCTGGACGAGGCCCACCGGGGCATGAAGACCACCAAGAAGAACGACCAGGAACGGGCCACCATCGTCCAGCGCCTGATCAACGGCACCGCCCTGGCCCCGGCTATGCCGATCGTGCTCGGGATCTCCGCCACCGTGGAACGCTTCACCCAGGCCATGGCCCATGCCACCGACCGGGACGCGCTCTCCCCCGTGCAGGTCGACCCCGCGCTCGTGCAGGCCTCTGGGCTGCTCAAGGACGATGTGGTCCTCACCATCCCCGAGGAAGCCGGCGCCTTCGACACCACGCTGCTGCGCGAGGCCGTGGCCCGCACGAAGGCTTCCACCAGGGCCTGGGCCGCCTACGCCGCCGAGCAGGGCGAGGCGGACCCGGTGGTGCCGCTACTGGTCGTGCAGGTCGCCGACAAGCCCAGCGACGAGCACCTCTCACGGATCCTGGATGTCATCCACCAGGAGTGGCCCCAGCTGCGACCCCAGGACATCAACCACGTCTTCGGCACCCACACCGACCGGCACCTGCCCGGCCAGATCGTCAACTACATCGCCCCGCAACGGGTGCAGGAAGCCACGCACATCCGGGTGCTGCTGGCCATGGAGGCGATCTCCACCGGCTGGGACTGTCCCAGGGCGGAGGTGCTGATGTCCTTCCGCACCTACAAGGACGCCACCTACGTCCACCAGCTGCTGGGCCGGATGGTGCGCACCCCCCTGGCCCGACGCATCCCGGGCAACGAGGTGCTCAACTCCATCGACTGCTTCCTGCCCCACTTCGACAAGACCACCTCCACCGCCATCGCCCAGACCTTGATGCGCGGACAGTCCGACATGGACGACACCACTTCCGACCCCGGCAAGCAGGCCGCCCGGCGGGTGCTGTTCGACCCGGTCACCCTGACACCGAACCCGGCGGTGGCAGAAGAGGTGTGGGCGGTGTTCGACGCCCTGCCCTCGATGAACATCCCCCAGGGCGCCACCAAACCGCTCAAGCGCCTGGACATCCTGGCCAACGCTCTCTCCCACGACGGGCTGCTGCCCGGGGCGGTCAAGACCGCCAAACAGTCGATGTGCAAGCTCCTGGACGGATGCAGGGTCCAGTATTCCGAGCAGATCGCCGCGGCCCGCCAGGATGTGCTCACCCTGACGGCCCAGCGGCTGACCGGCCGGCTGGGCACCGCAAAGCTGAGCACCACCAGCCTGGAGCTGCTGGCCGATGACCGGGCCATCGAGGAGGCCGCCGCCGCGGCGGCCCGCACCCTCACCGGCTGGATCGCCGGGGCCTACATCGATCACATCGTCCCCGAGGACGAAGAGGAGCTGGACCTGCGCGAGGGGGACATCATCATCGCCTCCCTGGCCCGCACCCCCGAGGTCCTCGCCGACCTGGAGGCCAAGGCCGACAAGCTCGTGCAGGACTGGCTGAGCCAGTACCGGGTGCAGATCAACGGTCTGTCCGATGAGCGCCAGGCGGTGTACGACCGGGTGCGGGAGATGGCCCGTCAACCTGAACGCGTGGACCTGGCCCGCCCGAAGCTGACCCAGACCGACCAGCAGGAGCGCCTCCCTGATGGCAGCGAGCGTCCTCTGCCGAGACGCACCCTGCATTTGATGGTCGCCGAGGACGGCACCATGCCTGTGGACTTGAACACCTGGGAGCGGCAGGTACTGGACTCCGAGGCAGCCCAGCCCTCCTTCCGGGGCTGGTACCGCAACCCCTCCCGGGCCTCCAAGCAGTCGTTGGCGATCCCGTTCCAGGACGGCACCGGCCAGTGGCAGGCGCTGCGACCGGACTTCCTCTTCTTCCATACCAACCAGGACGGCACGATCCGCGCGGACATCGTGGACCCCCACGGCACGCACCTGGCTGACGCCTTACCCAAGCTGCGGGGCCTGGCCGACTACGCCCAGGCCCACGGGGACGCCTTCGGCCGGATCGAGGCCGTCGCGCAGATCGAGGGGCAGCTGCGGGTGCTGGACTTGAAGAACGACGTCGTCCGGGCCGGCGTCCACGCAGCCCAAGACGCCCAATCCCTGTACAAGGCCGCGCCCGCGTACTGA
- a CDS encoding helix-turn-helix domain-containing protein has protein sequence MSDQDVEHARVMIEMGIPKAEVARTFGVSRQTLYTSLRRQASD, from the coding sequence ATGTCTGATCAGGACGTGGAGCACGCGCGCGTGATGATCGAGATGGGGATCCCGAAGGCCGAAGTGGCGCGCACATTCGGGGTGAGCCGGCAGACCCTGTACACCTCGTTGCGCCGGCAAGCCTCAGACTGA
- a CDS encoding helix-turn-helix transcriptional regulator has protein sequence MGEVVYLADRADQHRQLLWREAIGHVVRQERHTRRERLTDVGERAGIAPQYLSELERGLKDPSSEMLHAVSDALETPVHEIARRAASVLDGTACLGPTVLAIAA, from the coding sequence ATGGGAGAAGTCGTGTACCTTGCGGATAGAGCGGACCAGCACCGGCAGCTGCTGTGGCGGGAAGCGATCGGCCATGTCGTTCGGCAGGAGCGGCACACGCGACGAGAGCGGCTCACAGACGTGGGCGAGCGGGCCGGTATCGCTCCGCAGTACCTCTCTGAACTCGAGCGCGGCCTCAAAGATCCGTCCTCCGAGATGCTTCACGCGGTCTCTGACGCCCTCGAAACTCCTGTCCACGAGATTGCCCGCCGCGCTGCGTCCGTACTCGACGGGACGGCCTGCCTCGGCCCCACGGTCCTGGCAATCGCAGCCTGA
- a CDS encoding metalloregulator ArsR/SmtB family transcription factor: protein MATVAYAHLFQAFAEPTRLAIVQHLASGEHRVRDLVEHMGLAQSTVSKHVGFLVECGLATMRPEGRSTWYSLAQSELLRTLIAAAERLLDATGTQTLLCTHLRLPHTHHATDTDKK, encoded by the coding sequence GTGGCGACAGTAGCGTACGCCCACCTGTTCCAGGCATTTGCGGAGCCGACGAGGTTAGCGATCGTGCAGCACCTCGCCTCCGGGGAGCACCGGGTCCGGGACCTGGTCGAGCACATGGGCCTGGCCCAGTCCACGGTGAGCAAGCATGTCGGCTTCCTCGTCGAGTGCGGCCTGGCGACGATGCGCCCGGAAGGGCGCTCCACCTGGTACTCGCTGGCACAGTCCGAGCTCCTGCGTACCCTCATCGCCGCTGCCGAACGCCTCCTCGATGCCACCGGCACGCAGACCCTGCTCTGCACGCACCTGCGACTCCCACATACCCACCACGCGACAGATACGGACAAGAAGTAG
- a CDS encoding DNA methyltransferase has protein sequence MSRLTDLLAQARKTDPQLAADLEAEFRQLTQRSQFGLVFERHQPEAVELPGRPVRRGDTVRVLPPRGSLTIGDTRHWVVTDLERTPDGKQAHLTEADVDPEVREPATSTAALEDLVVVARFEDPIYPGLVETGRVENGGDKPFHTVINAENFHALEMLTYTHRHKVDCIYIDPPYNTGAKDWKYNNDYVEGDDDYRHSKWLSFMERRLLIAKELLNPEDSVLIVTIDEKEYLRLGMLLEQTFPEAQMTMVTSSINNAGASRAGTFGRAAEYLYFLRFGDGRAVPLPLSDEWNPVGRKSKYDLLWNPLIRTGTGVLRKDSPGLFFPLFVRQTDAGPVFDSVGDAFLGADRDTVHVPEGCVAIWPIRQNGDEGRWQVSPPVMRGLIEAGHARLGKWRSDSTTVYYLKRGERQKLTGGLFEVTGHRSDGSVITEAGDYVATFLPTDVWRIKSHDAGHHGSSVIRALIPGHKFDFPKSLFAVEDTLRFFVKNKPEATILDFFSGSGTTAHAVMRLNRQDGGRRQCISVTNNEVSADEQKGLRKKGLRPGDPEWEQWGICDYVTKPRVTAAITGRTPAGDPIKGNYKFTDEFPMADGFEENAAFFTLTYEAPRQVRRNRAFARVAPMLWFKAGSRGRIISSLPERGWDVAQAYGVLEDMDHAPEFLAVLEADPQVGVAFIVTDSEAAFQSVARQLPEHTTPVRLYESYLHNFQINRRA, from the coding sequence GTGTCTCGACTGACTGACCTGCTCGCCCAGGCCCGCAAGACCGACCCACAGCTGGCCGCAGACCTGGAGGCTGAGTTCCGCCAGCTCACCCAGCGCAGCCAGTTCGGGCTCGTGTTTGAGCGCCATCAGCCCGAAGCTGTGGAGCTGCCCGGCCGACCCGTGCGCCGCGGAGACACCGTCCGGGTGCTGCCCCCGCGCGGAAGCCTCACCATCGGGGACACCCGACACTGGGTCGTCACCGACCTCGAACGCACCCCAGACGGCAAGCAAGCCCACCTGACCGAAGCAGACGTCGACCCCGAGGTCCGCGAGCCGGCCACCTCAACAGCAGCACTCGAGGACCTGGTGGTCGTCGCCCGCTTCGAGGACCCGATCTACCCGGGCCTAGTCGAGACAGGCCGCGTCGAGAACGGTGGGGACAAACCGTTCCACACAGTCATCAACGCCGAGAACTTCCACGCCCTCGAAATGCTCACATACACCCACCGTCACAAGGTGGACTGCATCTACATCGACCCGCCTTACAACACCGGCGCCAAGGACTGGAAGTACAACAACGACTACGTCGAAGGCGACGACGACTACCGCCACTCCAAGTGGCTGTCCTTCATGGAGCGACGCCTCCTCATCGCCAAGGAACTGCTCAATCCTGAGGACTCCGTCCTGATCGTGACTATCGACGAGAAGGAGTACCTCCGACTCGGAATGCTCCTCGAACAGACGTTTCCCGAAGCGCAAATGACGATGGTGACCTCCTCCATCAACAATGCTGGCGCGTCTCGTGCAGGTACTTTCGGGCGCGCCGCAGAGTATCTCTACTTCCTTCGCTTTGGCGACGGGCGGGCTGTCCCTCTCCCGCTGTCCGATGAGTGGAATCCCGTCGGACGCAAGAGCAAGTACGACCTCCTCTGGAATCCGTTGATTCGCACTGGAACTGGGGTGCTTCGGAAGGACAGTCCCGGTCTTTTCTTCCCGCTGTTCGTTCGCCAGACAGATGCTGGTCCCGTGTTCGATTCAGTCGGCGATGCCTTCCTAGGGGCGGACAGGGACACCGTTCATGTGCCGGAAGGGTGTGTTGCCATTTGGCCGATTCGCCAGAATGGCGATGAAGGGCGATGGCAGGTGAGCCCACCCGTCATGCGTGGCCTCATCGAGGCCGGACACGCTCGCCTGGGTAAATGGCGCTCCGACAGCACGACCGTGTACTACTTGAAGCGCGGTGAGCGCCAGAAACTGACTGGCGGTCTGTTCGAGGTCACCGGCCATCGGAGTGACGGATCGGTCATAACCGAGGCCGGGGACTATGTCGCTACGTTCCTGCCGACGGACGTGTGGCGAATCAAGAGCCACGATGCGGGTCATCACGGCTCCAGCGTAATCCGCGCGCTTATTCCAGGGCATAAGTTCGATTTCCCGAAGTCTCTTTTCGCCGTTGAAGACACACTTCGATTCTTTGTCAAGAACAAGCCAGAGGCCACCATCCTCGATTTCTTCTCTGGGTCCGGGACTACGGCCCATGCCGTCATGCGCCTGAACAGGCAGGATGGGGGTCGTCGACAGTGCATCTCGGTCACTAACAACGAGGTCTCCGCCGATGAGCAGAAGGGCCTGCGGAAGAAGGGGCTTCGTCCAGGGGACCCGGAGTGGGAGCAGTGGGGCATCTGCGACTACGTCACGAAGCCCCGCGTGACCGCTGCGATCACCGGTAGGACTCCGGCCGGGGACCCGATCAAGGGGAACTACAAGTTCACTGACGAGTTCCCCATGGCCGATGGCTTCGAGGAGAACGCGGCGTTCTTCACCCTGACCTATGAGGCGCCCCGGCAGGTGCGTCGCAACCGTGCCTTCGCCCGGGTCGCGCCGATGCTCTGGTTCAAGGCCGGCTCGCGCGGCCGGATTATCTCCAGCCTTCCGGAACGGGGCTGGGATGTGGCTCAGGCGTACGGGGTGCTCGAGGACATGGACCATGCGCCCGAGTTCTTGGCCGTCCTGGAGGCTGACCCCCAGGTGGGGGTGGCGTTCATCGTGACCGACTCCGAGGCGGCCTTCCAGTCCGTGGCCCGGCAGCTGCCTGAACACACCACGCCGGTGCGCCTGTACGAGTCCTACCTGCACAACTTCCAGATCAACCGGAGGGCCTGA
- a CDS encoding NUDIX domain-containing protein: MADHSFALVPASYVLLLRGPEVLLQRRQNTGYMDGFWVAGAAGHVEPGETARHAAVREAREELGADIASAGLELVTVMQRTDGVGLTREQRVDWFWTCKEWMGEPRICEPEKTSDLRWFPLTDLPDLVPAYERIVLAGLRDRSLPMDTAYGFTN; this comes from the coding sequence ATGGCTGACCATTCCTTCGCGCTCGTGCCGGCGTCCTACGTCCTCCTGCTTCGGGGGCCCGAGGTGCTCCTGCAACGTCGCCAAAACACCGGGTACATGGACGGGTTCTGGGTTGCGGGTGCAGCTGGCCATGTCGAGCCGGGGGAGACTGCCCGGCATGCCGCGGTCCGGGAAGCACGGGAGGAGCTAGGCGCGGACATTGCCTCCGCTGGCCTCGAGCTGGTCACGGTCATGCAGCGCACGGACGGCGTCGGGTTGACGCGTGAGCAGCGTGTGGACTGGTTCTGGACCTGCAAAGAGTGGATGGGGGAGCCGCGGATCTGCGAGCCGGAGAAGACCTCCGATCTGAGATGGTTCCCGCTCACCGACCTGCCCGATCTTGTGCCGGCCTATGAACGGATCGTCCTTGCAGGCCTTCGCGACCGCTCGCTCCCGATGGACACGGCTTACGGGTTCACGAACTGA
- a CDS encoding HNH endonuclease family protein yields the protein MSRRSLASLATAAAFVATAVLGGAGPAAAGTTYSAPLRTAVASLPVAAENNAGYDRAAQFGDWKDANRDCQNTRAEVLIAESKTTPKFTTARKCTVATGKWVSSWDLRTHTSASTVQIDHMVPVHEAWGSGARYWTKAKRVAFYNDLGDARSLNVQTSALNSAKQARGPEQWLPPKNQCQYIADWTAVKIRWGLKADATEKAFLVKKAASCANTTLKVTRY from the coding sequence ATGTCACGACGCTCTCTGGCTTCTCTGGCCACTGCTGCTGCTTTCGTCGCCACCGCTGTCCTCGGGGGTGCGGGACCGGCGGCAGCCGGCACCACGTACTCGGCCCCGCTGCGCACGGCTGTGGCGTCGTTGCCGGTGGCGGCGGAGAACAATGCCGGTTATGACCGGGCCGCCCAGTTCGGGGACTGGAAGGATGCGAACAGGGACTGCCAGAACACGCGGGCAGAGGTGTTGATCGCAGAGTCCAAGACCACCCCGAAGTTCACGACGGCCCGTAAGTGCACGGTGGCCACGGGCAAGTGGGTGAGCAGCTGGGATCTGCGTACGCACACGTCTGCTTCGACGGTGCAGATCGATCACATGGTGCCCGTGCATGAGGCGTGGGGCTCGGGAGCCCGGTACTGGACCAAGGCCAAGCGGGTGGCGTTCTACAACGACTTGGGGGATGCCCGGTCGCTGAACGTGCAGACCTCGGCGTTGAACTCGGCCAAGCAGGCCCGCGGTCCGGAGCAGTGGCTGCCGCCGAAGAACCAGTGCCAGTACATCGCTGACTGGACCGCGGTGAAGATCCGCTGGGGGTTGAAGGCTGACGCCACGGAGAAGGCGTTTCTGGTGAAGAAGGCCGCCTCCTGCGCGAACACCACCCTTAAGGTGACCCGGTACTGA
- a CDS encoding LysR substrate-binding domain-containing protein, protein MGTLSSSNTVARRTRSGPCATGAIDAALIRSSSPKRAIGPGLERLPLFTERLVASVTSSDSRARQESVTLADLADGPVAVWATAPTATGELWSTTARMPRTISVANTDEWLTRIAVGDAIGITAEATTHNHRAPEVVYLPIEDAPRVTVALTWPGQRRSHPQVGVFATCAQDYFTRLIDIGSPPRLLSTGADGQLT, encoded by the coding sequence GTGGGCACGCTGAGCTCATCGAATACAGTCGCCCGACGGACCCGATCTGGGCCCTGCGCGACGGGGGCGATCGATGCCGCACTCATCCGCTCTTCTTCACCCAAACGTGCCATTGGTCCGGGTTTGGAGCGGTTACCGCTGTTCACCGAACGCCTGGTTGCATCGGTGACGAGCAGCGACTCCCGTGCCCGGCAGGAGTCGGTGACCCTAGCCGATCTCGCTGACGGGCCGGTGGCGGTCTGGGCGACCGCTCCGACGGCCACCGGGGAGCTGTGGAGTACGACTGCTCGCATGCCGCGCACGATCTCGGTGGCGAACACGGACGAGTGGTTAACCCGCATCGCTGTCGGCGACGCCATCGGCATCACTGCAGAGGCGACAACGCACAATCACCGCGCGCCGGAGGTGGTCTATCTGCCCATCGAGGATGCCCCACGGGTGACCGTGGCGCTGACCTGGCCAGGGCAGAGGAGGAGCCACCCGCAGGTAGGGGTCTTCGCCACCTGCGCACAGGACTACTTCACCCGACTCATCGACATCGGCTCCCCACCCCGCCTGCTCTCCACCGGGGCCGATGGTCAGCTGACGTAG
- a CDS encoding cation diffusion facilitator family transporter — protein MGAGHNHGPAASETGHPGDFRKKLWIAFSITATIVVAQAIGSIITGSLALLTDTAHAITDASGLLVALIAATLMLKPANSKRTWGFRRIEVIAALGQSALLLAVGTYAAIEGIRRLFEPPEVPASELLIFGIIGLVANIIAITILASSRGSNFNMRAAFLEVLNDALGSLGVIIAAIVIATTGFMQADAIAGLLIAALIVPRAFKLMRETTGVLMEFTPKGLDLDKVRSHILELDHVKDVHDLHASTVATGLPILTAHVVVEDECFTDGRAAQTLHEIKDCVAGHFEVSIHHSTFQIETEHIAEHEPEISKHD, from the coding sequence ATGGGCGCAGGACACAATCACGGCCCCGCCGCCAGCGAGACCGGTCACCCCGGAGATTTCCGCAAGAAACTCTGGATCGCATTCTCGATCACCGCGACGATCGTCGTCGCCCAGGCCATCGGCTCGATCATCACCGGCAGCCTCGCACTGCTGACCGACACCGCCCATGCCATTACCGATGCGTCCGGCCTGCTGGTCGCACTGATCGCCGCGACGCTGATGCTCAAGCCCGCCAACTCCAAGCGCACCTGGGGGTTCCGGCGTATTGAAGTGATCGCAGCCCTCGGACAGTCGGCACTGCTGCTGGCGGTGGGCACCTACGCCGCCATCGAAGGCATCCGGCGACTGTTCGAGCCGCCGGAGGTGCCCGCAAGCGAACTGCTGATATTCGGCATCATCGGCCTGGTCGCGAACATCATCGCCATCACCATCCTCGCCTCCAGCCGCGGCTCGAACTTCAACATGCGTGCCGCGTTCCTCGAAGTTCTCAATGATGCCCTCGGGTCGCTCGGAGTGATCATCGCGGCGATCGTCATCGCCACGACCGGGTTCATGCAGGCCGATGCCATCGCCGGACTGCTTATCGCCGCATTGATCGTGCCTCGCGCGTTCAAGCTCATGCGCGAGACCACTGGCGTCCTTATGGAGTTCACTCCCAAGGGCCTCGACCTCGACAAGGTGCGTTCGCACATCCTCGAACTTGACCATGTCAAAGATGTCCATGACCTGCACGCCTCCACTGTGGCGACCGGCCTGCCGATCCTGACCGCCCACGTCGTCGTCGAGGACGAGTGTTTCACCGACGGTCGTGCCGCGCAGACGCTCCACGAGATCAAAGATTGCGTCGCAGGACACTTCGAGGTCTCCATCCATCACTCGACCTTCCAGATCGAGACCGAGCACATTGCCGAACATGAACCGGAAATCAGCAAGCACGACTGA
- a CDS encoding transposase: MPAPRKYPDELRERATRMTLEARQDPATRTGAFRGVGEQLGINPETLRNWVRQTEIDGGHRPRITSSEASRVAELEKENRELRRANAILRSALLAASTCRPRRCLIRTWSTRA; the protein is encoded by the coding sequence ATGCCCGCACCACGGAAGTACCCCGACGAGCTCCGCGAACGCGCCACGCGGATGACGCTGGAAGCCCGTCAAGACCCCGCCACGAGGACCGGAGCATTCCGCGGCGTAGGAGAACAGCTCGGGATCAACCCTGAGACGCTGCGCAACTGGGTCCGCCAAACCGAGATCGACGGTGGCCACCGCCCCAGGATCACCTCCAGCGAAGCCTCCCGGGTGGCCGAGCTGGAGAAGGAGAACCGTGAGTTGCGGCGGGCGAACGCGATCCTGCGCTCGGCCTTGCTCGCGGCAAGTACGTGCAGGCCCCGAAGATGTCTGATCAGGACGTGGAGCACGCGCGCGTGA